Proteins encoded together in one Chloroflexota bacterium window:
- a CDS encoding antibiotic biosynthesis monooxygenase yields the protein MIVIAGKIHATISDWDAAQRQIDAIVAAVEAEAGCRAYRIYVDPADRNTLFLFEEWESAEALKRHRTQPHMAPFRAFLASIGAKSDLDRYEIAAKSKL from the coding sequence ATGATTGTCATAGCGGGCAAAATCCACGCGACGATTTCAGACTGGGACGCGGCGCAGCGGCAGATCGACGCGATCGTGGCGGCCGTCGAAGCGGAAGCAGGCTGCCGCGCTTACCGCATCTATGTGGACCCGGCAGACCGCAACACGCTCTTCCTCTTTGAAGAATGGGAATCTGCGGAGGCGTTGAAGCGCCATCGTACGCAGCCGCATATGGCGCCGTTCCGGGCATTCCTGGCGTCAATTGGGGCCAAGTCCGATCTCGACCGCTACGAGATCGCCGCGAAGAGCAAACTGTAG
- a CDS encoding M20 family metallopeptidase, producing the protein MVLANLHSTIEGSLSDFLADLAELVNQDCGSYNKTGVDSAGEWISDRALAWGWAVQRLPVEKYGDCWIIRMRGDGRGRLMLSGHLDTVYPDGTAAERPMRREGSRILGPGTCDMKAGLLAGMYAMRALQQTGFSAFEEISFFFNSDEEIGSLVSRTLYAPVAAECDAVFVLEAARANGDIVSARKGGGLFRIHVDGKAAHAGVEPEKGANALLELSHQIIAAQALNGIAPGVSVSVGVAAGGHRSNVVPDHAWAQVDVRATTPAGADAIERALRALPERTTVPGTKVTVSGDFGAPPMPKSAAAGWLVEQAQAIARDLGFTVKDASTGGVSDANMMAGLGVPVIDGLGPVGGLDHGPDEYIDADSIVPRTTLLAEMICRTVAGRERLSTLRGRA; encoded by the coding sequence ATGGTACTTGCGAACCTGCACAGCACTATTGAAGGCTCACTTTCGGACTTTCTCGCCGACCTGGCCGAACTGGTCAATCAGGACTGCGGCTCATACAATAAAACCGGGGTGGACTCGGCCGGCGAGTGGATCTCCGACCGGGCACTGGCCTGGGGCTGGGCCGTACAGCGCCTGCCGGTCGAAAAATATGGCGACTGCTGGATCATCCGGATGCGCGGCGACGGGCGCGGTCGCCTGATGCTGAGCGGTCACCTGGACACGGTGTATCCCGACGGCACGGCGGCCGAGCGGCCGATGCGGCGAGAGGGCAGCAGGATCCTCGGCCCCGGCACCTGCGACATGAAGGCTGGGTTGCTGGCGGGTATGTATGCCATGCGCGCTCTGCAGCAGACCGGCTTCAGCGCGTTTGAGGAGATCAGCTTCTTCTTCAACTCGGATGAAGAGATCGGGTCGCTGGTTTCGCGCACGCTGTATGCGCCGGTGGCCGCCGAGTGCGATGCCGTGTTTGTACTCGAAGCGGCGCGTGCGAACGGCGATATCGTCAGCGCGCGTAAGGGCGGCGGGCTGTTCCGGATTCACGTGGACGGCAAGGCGGCGCATGCCGGCGTTGAACCGGAGAAGGGCGCCAACGCGCTGCTCGAACTGTCGCACCAGATCATCGCCGCACAGGCACTAAACGGCATCGCGCCGGGCGTGTCGGTCAGTGTTGGCGTGGCGGCGGGCGGCCACCGCAGCAATGTGGTACCCGACCACGCCTGGGCGCAGGTCGACGTGCGCGCAACAACGCCGGCGGGAGCCGATGCGATCGAGCGCGCACTGCGCGCCCTCCCGGAACGGACGACCGTGCCGGGCACCAAAGTGACCGTGAGCGGCGACTTCGGCGCGCCGCCGATGCCCAAGAGTGCGGCGGCCGGCTGGTTGGTCGAACAGGCACAGGCGATTGCGCGAGACCTGGGCTTTACCGTGAAGGACGCATCCACGGGCGGTGTGTCGGATGCGAATATGATGGCGGGACTGGGCGTGCCGGTTATCGACGGACTCGGTCCGGTGGGCGGTCTCGACCACGGCCCTGATGAATACATCGACGCGGATAGCATCGTGCCGCGCACAACGCTGCTGGCCGAGATGATCTGTCGCACGGTGGCTGGGCGCGAACGACTGTCCACACTGCGGGGCCGCGCATGA
- a CDS encoding NUDIX domain-containing protein, with the protein MSEHDPPAINFCVHCGAPVAPRPEGGQIVFACTRPSCGRVTYRNAKPCAGVLLEDAGRLLLVQRATEPFRGDWDIPGGFLHEWEHPAAGALREALEETGLHVELTALLGIFIDSYGAAGYNTLNIYYRARVAGGTLRPADDAARAEWFAADGLPANIAFPDHEQYVLALWRDAFARNSSPQPEAHLADFVSGTVIR; encoded by the coding sequence ATGAGTGAACACGATCCTCCGGCCATCAATTTCTGCGTGCACTGCGGCGCGCCGGTCGCGCCGCGCCCAGAAGGCGGGCAGATCGTCTTCGCATGCACGCGCCCGTCGTGCGGCCGCGTCACCTATCGCAACGCGAAACCGTGCGCAGGCGTCTTGCTGGAGGACGCCGGCCGGTTGCTGCTGGTTCAGCGCGCCACCGAACCGTTCCGAGGCGACTGGGACATTCCAGGCGGCTTCTTGCACGAGTGGGAACATCCGGCGGCGGGTGCGCTGCGCGAGGCGCTCGAAGAGACCGGCCTGCACGTCGAACTGACTGCCCTGCTCGGCATCTTCATCGACAGCTACGGGGCAGCCGGCTACAACACGCTGAACATCTACTATCGCGCGCGGGTGGCCGGCGGCACGCTGCGGCCAGCCGACGACGCCGCCCGCGCCGAATGGTTCGCGGCGGACGGGTTGCCCGCCAACATCGCGTTTCCCGACCACGAGCAATATGTGCTCGCGCTCTGGCGCGATGCCTTCGCCCGCAATTCATCGCCGCAGCCCGAGGCGCACTTGGCCGATTTCGTGTCGGGCACCGTCATACGCTGA
- a CDS encoding ABC transporter ATP-binding protein codes for MASSGPAIETAGLCKEFGPHTAVANLTLTIGWGEVFGFLGPNGAGKTTSIKMLLGLVVPTRGEAQVLGAPLGDRRARARLGFLPEHFRFQDWLTAREFLQFHGRLYGMRGAVLAERIPRVLQRVDLHDAAERKLREFSKGMLQRVGLAQALLNQPDLVFLDEPTSGLDPLGRLLVRDVIAELRDAGTAVFLNSHILSEVEITCDRVAFVRRGEVVRELSLHDGSQQGVEVQIKVEAPTPGLLAELGQFGRDVIAADGVIRLHADNNHGLPDIARFLVGRGLNLYHLSASPKSLEQLFLEVMGDQERPG; via the coding sequence ATGGCCTCCTCCGGACCCGCCATCGAAACCGCTGGCCTGTGTAAGGAATTCGGCCCGCACACGGCAGTCGCCAACCTCACCCTGACCATTGGTTGGGGTGAGGTTTTCGGCTTCCTGGGGCCAAACGGCGCCGGCAAGACGACCTCGATCAAGATGCTGCTCGGCCTGGTCGTGCCGACGCGCGGCGAGGCGCAGGTGCTGGGCGCGCCGCTCGGCGATCGCCGCGCCCGCGCGCGGCTCGGGTTCCTGCCGGAGCACTTCCGCTTCCAGGACTGGCTCACAGCGCGCGAATTCCTACAGTTTCACGGCCGCCTGTACGGCATGCGCGGGGCCGTGCTCGCCGAGCGCATTCCGCGCGTGCTTCAGCGCGTCGACCTACACGATGCCGCGGAACGCAAGCTGCGCGAGTTCAGCAAAGGCATGCTCCAGCGCGTCGGGCTGGCCCAGGCGCTGCTCAACCAGCCCGACCTCGTGTTCCTCGACGAACCCACTTCCGGTCTCGATCCACTGGGCCGTCTACTGGTGCGTGATGTGATCGCGGAACTGCGCGATGCCGGCACCGCAGTGTTCCTCAACTCGCACATCTTGAGCGAAGTGGAAATCACCTGTGACCGGGTGGCGTTCGTGCGACGCGGCGAGGTCGTCCGCGAACTATCGCTGCACGACGGCAGCCAGCAGGGCGTCGAGGTGCAGATCAAGGTCGAAGCACCAACGCCGGGCTTGCTGGCGGAGCTCGGCCAGTTTGGCCGCGACGTTATCGCCGCCGACGGCGTTATCCGGCTGCACGCCGACAATAACCACGGCCTGCCCGACATCGCGCGCTTTCTCGTCGGCCGTGGCCTGAACCTCTATCACCTGTCGGCCAGCCCCAAATCGCTGGAGCAGTTGTTCCTTGAGGTCATGGGCGATCAGGAGCGGCCGGGCTAG
- a CDS encoding polysaccharide deacetylase → MPQSTVCLTFDFDAMSVWFGYKNVTPAMLYRGEYGARVGVPRVLELLKECGIKATFFVPGHTIDSFPAEVESILKAGHEVAHHSYAHVDPSEQTRDEERADMERAWKALERIGVKPLGFRSPSGDYSNATLSLLDELGFQYDSSLMADDFRPYHPRLGDQVSQQSPLVKGRETKIWELPMCYEFDDWVHFQFNFNPYRNGTSAPSKVLEIWTADYDWMHDHVDGGILTIAMHPQVIGRAHRIVMLRQFIEHALIRSGVAFERMADVAARL, encoded by the coding sequence ATGCCCCAAAGCACCGTCTGTCTCACCTTCGACTTCGACGCCATGTCCGTCTGGTTCGGTTACAAGAACGTCACGCCGGCCATGCTCTACCGCGGCGAGTACGGCGCGCGCGTCGGCGTCCCGCGCGTGCTTGAGCTGCTAAAAGAGTGCGGCATCAAGGCGACCTTCTTCGTCCCCGGCCATACCATCGACTCGTTTCCCGCCGAGGTCGAGTCCATCCTTAAGGCGGGTCATGAGGTCGCGCATCACTCGTATGCGCACGTTGACCCAAGCGAGCAGACGCGCGACGAGGAGCGCGCCGACATGGAGCGCGCCTGGAAGGCGCTCGAACGCATCGGCGTCAAGCCGCTCGGCTTCCGCTCGCCGTCGGGCGACTATTCCAATGCCACGCTCTCGCTGCTCGACGAGCTCGGCTTCCAATACGACTCCAGCCTGATGGCCGACGACTTCCGCCCGTACCACCCGCGCCTCGGCGACCAGGTCAGCCAGCAGTCGCCGCTGGTCAAGGGCCGTGAGACGAAGATCTGGGAACTGCCAATGTGCTATGAGTTTGACGACTGGGTCCACTTCCAGTTCAACTTCAACCCGTACCGCAACGGCACCTCCGCGCCGAGCAAGGTGCTGGAGATATGGACGGCCGACTACGACTGGATGCACGACCACGTCGACGGCGGCATCCTGACCATCGCCATGCATCCGCAGGTGATCGGCCGCGCGCACCGCATCGTGATGCTGCGCCAGTTCATCGAGCATGCGCTCATTCGCAGCGGCGTGGCGTTCGAACGCATGGCCGATGTCGCGGCGCGGCTTTGA
- a CDS encoding ABC transporter permease — translation MFTITLLTLHEALRKRVLLLALVLGLGFVAIYAIGVNYIYSGVTTRGPAPTGINAPLLAMTYVTMAGLYAVNFLMVMMSALMPVDTLSGEIRSGAIQTLVTKPVHRLEIVLGKWLGFWLILAGYLLLTAGGVLAVVFAISRYVPPNIAVGLPLMLLEGTVLLTLSIAGGTRLSTLANGVLVFGLYGLAFIGGWVEQIGALLGNDATSQVGIVVSLLIPSDVLWQLATYNMQPAFFRDATVTPFTPASVPSPAMVWWALGYIFAGLLVAVRSFSRRDL, via the coding sequence ATGTTTACGATCACACTGCTCACACTGCACGAAGCGCTGCGTAAACGGGTGTTGCTGCTGGCTCTCGTGCTGGGGCTTGGCTTCGTTGCCATCTACGCGATCGGCGTCAATTACATCTACAGCGGTGTGACCACGCGTGGCCCCGCGCCGACCGGCATCAATGCACCGCTGCTCGCCATGACTTACGTCACGATGGCCGGACTCTACGCCGTCAACTTCCTGATGGTGATGATGTCGGCGCTGATGCCGGTCGACACGCTCTCCGGTGAGATCCGTTCTGGGGCGATCCAGACGCTCGTGACCAAGCCGGTGCATCGCCTGGAAATCGTACTGGGCAAATGGCTGGGCTTCTGGCTCATTCTGGCCGGCTACCTGCTGCTGACAGCCGGCGGCGTGCTGGCCGTCGTGTTCGCGATCAGCCGGTACGTTCCGCCCAACATCGCCGTCGGCTTGCCGCTGATGCTGCTCGAAGGCACCGTGCTGCTGACGCTGTCGATCGCGGGCGGTACGCGGCTGAGCACGCTGGCCAACGGCGTCTTGGTGTTCGGCCTGTACGGGCTCGCCTTCATCGGCGGCTGGGTCGAGCAGATCGGGGCGCTGCTCGGCAACGACGCCACCAGCCAGGTCGGCATCGTGGTCAGCCTGCTCATTCCCAGCGATGTCCTGTGGCAACTAGCCACCTACAACATGCAGCCGGCTTTCTTCCGCGACGCGACGGTCACGCCGTTCACGCCCGCCTCGGTGCCGAGTCCGGCGATGGTCTGGTGGGCGCTCGGCTACATTTTTGCCGGGCTGCTCGTGGCGGTGCGCTCGTTCAGCCGGCGCGATTTGTAG
- a CDS encoding Gfo/Idh/MocA family oxidoreductase, whose protein sequence is MSQIRFAILGSGYMGRTYAECVTHHNTRCALVAISGGRRAPELAADYHVDYVAQYDDLLTRADVDAVLIATPHADHCAQVIQAARHGKHVLVEKPMATSSADCTAMIEACAQAAVRLEVIQTLRFRGSLARARQLIVDGAIGEVRMMQGRSLFTNYTVDTKPWAGLPVHGGAYLDMGVHTFDIIRFLTGAEVRRVFSHITTFGGEPYAGLNAMSQVDLSNGAMAQHWISYQMPNPSLPDSMHRYVVVGDRGLLDIDGYGKLQLGSGDRWETIWQQPPIDFINRPMEPVRLEAFFTQTQAFVDDILDDRPSTVSGEDGRTAVALVEAALKSSQTGRAVNLR, encoded by the coding sequence ATGTCGCAGATTCGCTTCGCCATCCTTGGCTCCGGCTACATGGGACGCACATACGCCGAGTGTGTTACACATCACAACACTCGCTGCGCGCTCGTCGCAATTTCCGGCGGGCGGCGCGCACCGGAGTTGGCCGCGGATTATCACGTCGACTACGTGGCACAGTACGACGACCTGCTCACGCGCGCCGACGTGGATGCCGTGCTCATTGCCACGCCGCACGCGGATCACTGCGCGCAAGTCATCCAGGCGGCCCGGCACGGCAAACACGTACTGGTTGAAAAGCCGATGGCTACCAGTAGCGCAGACTGCACCGCAATGATTGAAGCGTGCGCACAGGCGGCCGTCCGGCTTGAAGTGATCCAAACGCTGCGCTTTCGCGGTTCGCTGGCGCGCGCTCGCCAACTGATTGTCGACGGCGCGATCGGCGAGGTGCGCATGATGCAGGGGCGTTCGCTATTCACCAACTACACGGTCGACACCAAGCCGTGGGCCGGGCTGCCGGTTCACGGTGGGGCCTACCTGGATATGGGCGTCCACACGTTCGACATCATCCGCTTCCTGACCGGCGCAGAAGTGCGGCGCGTATTCAGCCATATCACCACGTTCGGCGGCGAACCCTACGCTGGCTTGAACGCGATGAGCCAGGTCGATCTGAGCAACGGCGCGATGGCGCAGCACTGGATTTCGTACCAGATGCCGAATCCGAGTCTGCCAGACTCCATGCATCGCTATGTCGTAGTCGGCGACCGCGGACTGTTGGACATAGACGGCTACGGCAAGTTGCAGCTCGGCTCCGGCGACCGGTGGGAAACGATATGGCAGCAACCGCCGATCGACTTTATCAATAGACCGATGGAACCGGTGCGGCTGGAAGCATTTTTCACGCAAACCCAGGCATTCGTGGACGATATTCTGGATGATCGCCCATCGACAGTCTCTGGCGAGGACGGTCGCACAGCCGTCGCATTGGTCGAGGCCGCATTGAAATCGTCACAAACGGGGCGCGCCGTCAACCTGCGCTAG
- a CDS encoding CYTH domain-containing protein produces the protein MPASPVELEVAFMIRAVNAPAIGRLIAGLQRIGDYSMHHTGAHRIRDIHFDTLERRLGTRGFVLRIRRLDAGDLLTLKGASRATTWGGVERLEIEGPWSSDTYGQIEQALAGAGIDLGMSAANFEAADHIAAMRAAGFDIIQYRETGRITFSVSDDGGAQLAELSLDRVSLRLGARIARFTQAEIESKSAAGASQLPALTAALRAQMGDALRDWPFGKLATGLALADRFAAGVLDDYCDADGEVTPEGVDALEQLLTARRPAVSP, from the coding sequence ATGCCCGCCTCGCCTGTTGAATTGGAAGTTGCATTCATGATCCGCGCCGTCAATGCGCCGGCGATCGGTCGCTTGATTGCCGGACTACAGCGGATCGGCGACTATTCCATGCACCATACCGGTGCGCATCGGATTCGCGATATCCATTTCGATACACTCGAGCGGCGGCTGGGCACGCGCGGCTTTGTCCTGCGCATCCGCCGGCTGGATGCGGGCGACCTGCTGACGCTCAAGGGCGCCTCGCGCGCCACGACCTGGGGCGGCGTTGAGCGGTTGGAGATCGAGGGACCCTGGTCGTCCGACACATACGGCCAGATTGAGCAAGCGCTGGCTGGTGCCGGCATCGATTTGGGCATGTCGGCGGCGAACTTCGAAGCAGCGGACCACATCGCGGCGATGCGGGCCGCCGGCTTCGACATCATCCAGTACCGCGAAACCGGTCGCATCACGTTTTCCGTTTCGGACGATGGCGGGGCGCAGCTGGCGGAACTGTCGCTCGACCGGGTCAGCCTGCGTCTCGGCGCACGCATCGCGCGCTTCACACAGGCGGAGATCGAATCCAAGTCCGCGGCAGGCGCATCGCAGTTGCCGGCGCTCACGGCGGCGCTGCGCGCCCAAATGGGCGATGCGCTACGCGACTGGCCGTTCGGCAAGCTGGCAACCGGGCTGGCACTTGCCGACCGGTTCGCGGCCGGCGTGCTCGATGACTACTGCGATGCGGACGGCGAGGTGACGCCGGAGGGGGTTGACGCCCTGGAACAGTTGCTAACGGCGCGCCGGCCAGCCGTCAGTCCGTGA
- a CDS encoding CvpA family protein produces the protein MSSLVFDVAVGLLVLANAWFGVRRGLVMGLLDLAGWMAALLVVATASETLTGLVAGAIHWPRGIVDLGALLALLIGTLGATSLGASVLYRRVLEPHIRGTYARVDHVLGLLPGAANGAMLAGIAIAFLLSTPFSRAINQSVLGSQLARPLATLAQQVGDPFEQAVQAATLDVNGYLTRRFGETATRLTLPVTDMATDTAAEMEMLDLVNGERIKRGLVPLVVDARLTQVARQHSQEMLQMHYFAHNSPIAGTPFDRMARAGIRYRVAGENLALAPTVERAHTGLMNSPEHRDNILRPEFRKIGIGTISGGLSGLMFTQDFTD, from the coding sequence ATGTCCTCACTCGTGTTCGATGTCGCGGTTGGGCTGTTGGTGCTGGCCAATGCCTGGTTCGGCGTGCGCCGCGGGCTGGTCATGGGATTGCTCGACCTGGCCGGGTGGATGGCCGCATTGCTCGTCGTCGCGACGGCGTCTGAGACACTGACCGGCCTCGTGGCTGGAGCGATACACTGGCCGCGCGGCATCGTCGATCTCGGCGCGCTGCTGGCGCTGCTGATTGGCACGTTGGGCGCTACGTCGCTTGGCGCGTCGGTGTTGTACCGCCGCGTGCTGGAACCGCACATTCGCGGAACCTATGCGCGCGTCGATCACGTGCTCGGCTTGCTGCCCGGCGCGGCGAACGGCGCCATGCTGGCCGGTATTGCGATCGCGTTCCTGCTATCGACGCCGTTTAGTCGGGCGATCAACCAGTCGGTGCTCGGCTCACAGTTGGCGCGGCCGCTGGCCACGCTGGCGCAGCAGGTGGGCGACCCGTTCGAACAGGCGGTGCAGGCGGCAACGCTGGATGTCAACGGGTACCTGACCAGGCGGTTTGGCGAGACCGCGACCCGGCTGACGTTGCCAGTGACCGACATGGCCACCGATACCGCCGCAGAAATGGAGATGCTCGACCTGGTAAATGGTGAGCGCATCAAGCGCGGGTTGGTGCCGCTGGTGGTTGACGCGCGACTGACGCAAGTGGCGCGGCAGCACAGCCAGGAGATGTTGCAGATGCACTACTTCGCGCACAATTCGCCTATTGCCGGGACCCCGTTCGACCGCATGGCGCGTGCCGGCATCCGCTACCGGGTGGCCGGGGAGAACCTCGCGCTCGCGCCCACGGTGGAGCGCGCCCACACCGGACTAATGAACAGCCCCGAACACCGCGACAACATCCTGCGCCCGGAGTTCCGCAAGATCGGCATTGGTACGATCAGTGGCGGGCTGAGCGGGCTGATGTTCACACAGGACTTCACGGACTGA
- a CDS encoding LLM class F420-dependent oxidoreductase, protein MRLGLNLGYWGSTPVDNVALAQEADRLGYHSVWTAEAYGSDAVTPLTWVAAQTKRINVGTAIMQIPARTPANTAMTAATLDLLTGGRFLLGLGMSGPQVVEGWHGEHYGKPLGRTREYVEIVRAALKREKPLEHHGEHYDVPVKGGTGLGKPLRMILHPLRAELPIYLAAIGPKNVALAAEIADGWLPAFFAPEHISVFRPSLEEGFRAAGNGKGYAQFDIAVGVRVVVGNDLDACRNQVRPGIALYVGGMGARGKNFYNDLAMRYGFEAEAKKIQDLYLSGHKEESAAAVTDAMVDAMALCGTPERIKDRLQLWTRCGATTLILSTHSIDTLRMLAEFV, encoded by the coding sequence ATGCGACTTGGATTGAACCTCGGCTACTGGGGCTCGACGCCGGTGGACAATGTGGCGCTGGCGCAAGAAGCGGACCGGCTCGGTTATCACTCAGTCTGGACGGCGGAAGCGTACGGTTCAGATGCTGTCACGCCGCTGACCTGGGTGGCAGCGCAGACGAAGCGGATCAACGTCGGAACGGCGATCATGCAGATCCCGGCGCGCACGCCGGCGAACACGGCGATGACGGCCGCCACGCTCGACCTGCTGACCGGCGGGCGATTCCTGCTCGGGCTGGGCATGTCCGGCCCGCAGGTCGTCGAGGGTTGGCATGGCGAGCACTATGGCAAGCCGCTGGGCCGCACGCGTGAATACGTCGAGATCGTGCGGGCGGCGCTGAAGCGCGAGAAGCCGCTGGAGCACCACGGCGAGCACTATGACGTGCCGGTCAAGGGCGGCACCGGGCTGGGCAAGCCGCTGCGTATGATCCTGCACCCGCTGCGCGCCGAGTTGCCGATCTACCTGGCCGCCATCGGCCCCAAGAACGTGGCGCTGGCGGCCGAAATCGCGGACGGCTGGCTGCCGGCGTTCTTCGCGCCAGAGCACATTAGCGTCTTCCGCCCGTCGCTTGAGGAGGGTTTCAGGGCGGCCGGCAACGGTAAAGGCTACGCGCAGTTCGATATTGCTGTGGGCGTGCGCGTGGTCGTTGGCAACGACCTGGATGCGTGCCGCAACCAGGTGCGCCCGGGTATCGCGTTGTATGTGGGCGGCATGGGTGCGCGCGGCAAGAACTTCTACAACGATCTGGCGATGCGCTACGGCTTTGAAGCGGAGGCAAAGAAGATCCAGGACCTGTACCTATCAGGGCACAAGGAAGAGTCGGCGGCGGCGGTCACGGACGCGATGGTCGATGCGATGGCGCTTTGCGGCACGCCAGAGCGCATCAAGGACCGGTTGCAACTCTGGACGCGATGCGGTGCGACGACTCTGATCCTGAGCACGCACAGCATCGACACGCTGCGTATGCTGGCGGAGTTTGTGTAA
- a CDS encoding sigma-70 family RNA polymerase sigma factor, with the protein MTTVLRLTAADAKRAGAETVNWREVFDAELPRIMNYFRYRVDDDMLAEDLTAETFERAWRARDTYRRDRAAFSTWLFTIARHIAVDHYRRRSRSTEEPLDTLDEAGAAAPSPAEAAEQHDEITRLRALLADLPARERELVALKYGAGLNNREIARMTSLSESNVGTILHRAVAQLRLILAL; encoded by the coding sequence ATGACAACGGTATTGCGCCTCACGGCAGCCGATGCAAAGCGGGCAGGCGCCGAAACGGTAAACTGGCGCGAGGTGTTCGACGCCGAGTTACCGCGCATCATGAACTACTTCCGCTACCGGGTGGACGACGATATGCTGGCCGAGGACCTCACGGCCGAGACGTTCGAGCGCGCATGGCGCGCCCGCGATACGTACCGGCGCGATCGCGCGGCGTTCTCGACCTGGCTGTTCACGATCGCGCGCCATATCGCGGTCGACCACTACCGCCGGCGCAGCCGCAGTACGGAGGAGCCGCTGGATACGCTGGACGAAGCCGGGGCGGCCGCGCCATCCCCTGCGGAGGCCGCCGAGCAGCACGACGAGATCACGCGGTTGCGCGCTCTGCTGGCCGATCTTCCCGCGCGCGAGCGGGAACTGGTGGCGCTCAAATACGGCGCCGGCCTGAACAACCGCGAGATCGCCCGCATGACGTCGCTGTCGGAGTCCAACGTCGGGACGATTTTGCACCGGGCGGTTGCGCAGTTGCGCTTAATACTGGCGCTTTGA
- a CDS encoding Hint domain-containing protein: MNARVGLLTLVVIVAVACAGPTAQSVATPVTAGVATGTPGAVKPSVTPALVATATAAQTVGLTVPELKLRVLARYPDFFFCDPDQFPVAHGDEESLARERMPAIQADREVYAAIVKSLSLDGGAALNAEQTMAVYRQYKRLNAVQLRADGERYAYSIRVAPGATERQGSAIEGTVSRSGVVMETSRQPAIVTCPICLPGGTRIATPSGDVPVEALRAGMPVWTSDAAGNRIASVVTLTARVNVPPTHEVVRLQLSDGRAVTASPGHPAADGRALGTLAVGDELDGAWVVTVTRLPYAGGATFDLLPTGPTGAYWADGVLVDSTLR; the protein is encoded by the coding sequence ATGAACGCGCGCGTCGGCCTGCTGACGCTTGTGGTGATTGTGGCGGTTGCCTGTGCCGGGCCGACGGCGCAGTCTGTGGCTACTCCTGTCACGGCGGGTGTGGCCACGGGCACGCCAGGCGCCGTAAAACCGAGTGTAACCCCGGCGTTGGTTGCGACCGCCACGGCGGCCCAGACGGTGGGCCTCACCGTGCCGGAGCTCAAGCTGCGCGTGCTGGCACGGTATCCCGACTTCTTCTTCTGCGATCCGGACCAGTTCCCGGTTGCTCACGGGGACGAGGAGAGCCTCGCCCGCGAACGGATGCCCGCCATTCAGGCCGACCGTGAGGTGTATGCCGCAATCGTCAAGAGCCTGTCGTTGGACGGCGGGGCGGCGCTGAACGCAGAGCAAACGATGGCGGTTTACCGGCAGTACAAACGCCTGAACGCCGTGCAACTGCGCGCCGACGGCGAGCGCTATGCGTACAGCATTCGCGTCGCACCGGGCGCGACCGAACGCCAGGGCAGCGCTATCGAAGGCACGGTGAGCCGGTCAGGCGTTGTAATGGAGACGAGCCGCCAGCCGGCGATCGTGACATGCCCGATCTGCCTGCCGGGCGGGACGCGCATCGCCACGCCGAGCGGGGATGTGCCGGTCGAGGCGTTGCGTGCCGGGATGCCGGTATGGACGTCCGATGCGGCGGGGAACCGCATTGCTTCAGTAGTAACGTTGACCGCACGCGTCAACGTGCCGCCGACGCACGAGGTGGTACGACTGCAACTGTCCGACGGGCGCGCTGTGACGGCGTCGCCGGGACACCCGGCCGCGGACGGGCGCGCGCTCGGCACGCTTGCCGTGGGCGACGAACTGGACGGCGCATGGGTGGTGACGGTGACGCGATTGCCGTACGCCGGTGGCGCGACATTCGACCTGCTTCCGACAGGGCCGACCGGCGCGTACTGGGCCGATGGCGTGCTCGTCGACAGCACGCTGCGTTAG